One segment of Mycolicibacterium baixiangningiae DNA contains the following:
- the tesB gene encoding acyl-CoA thioesterase II, with amino-acid sequence MAIEQILDLEQLEVNIYRGGVFSPESGFLQRTFGGHVAGQSLVSAVRTVDPKYLVHSLHGYFLRPGDARAPSVFTVERIRDGGSFCTRRVSAIQHGETIFSMSASFQTDQSGIEHQDAMPLAPPPDDIPDFKSASKVFDDASFRQFDEWDVRIVPRDRLGVREGKASQQQVWFRHRDPLPDDHVLHICALAYMSDLTLLGSAQVNHPEERKHLMVASLDHAMWFMRPFRADEWLLYDQSSPSACGGRSLTQGKIYNRYGEMVAAVMQEGLTRYARDFTPGRE; translated from the coding sequence ATGGCGATCGAGCAGATCCTCGATCTCGAGCAACTCGAGGTCAACATCTACCGCGGTGGCGTGTTCAGCCCCGAATCCGGTTTCCTGCAGCGCACATTCGGCGGTCATGTCGCCGGGCAGTCGCTGGTGTCGGCGGTGCGCACGGTGGACCCGAAGTATCTCGTGCACTCGCTGCACGGGTACTTCCTGCGGCCCGGTGACGCCCGCGCGCCGTCGGTCTTCACCGTCGAGCGCATCCGCGACGGCGGCTCGTTCTGCACCAGACGGGTCAGCGCGATCCAGCACGGGGAGACGATCTTCTCGATGTCGGCGTCGTTCCAGACCGATCAGAGCGGGATCGAGCATCAGGACGCGATGCCGCTGGCGCCGCCGCCGGACGACATCCCCGACTTCAAATCGGCCAGCAAGGTGTTCGACGACGCCAGCTTCCGGCAGTTCGACGAGTGGGACGTGCGGATCGTGCCACGCGACCGCCTCGGCGTGCGTGAGGGCAAAGCCTCCCAGCAACAGGTGTGGTTCCGCCACCGCGATCCACTGCCCGACGACCACGTGCTGCACATCTGCGCGCTGGCCTACATGAGCGACCTCACCCTGCTGGGTTCGGCGCAGGTCAACCACCCCGAAGAGCGCAAGCATCTGATGGTGGCGTCGCTGGACCACGCGATGTGGTTCATGCGGCCGTTCCGCGCCGACGAGTGGCTGCTCTACGACCAGTCGTCGCCGTCGGCGTGCGGGGGCCGGTCGCTGACCCAGGGCAAGATCTACAACCGCTACGGCGAGATGGTCGCGGCGGTGATGCAGGAGGGGCTGACCCGCTACGCGCGTGACTTCACCCCGGGCCGGGAATGA
- a CDS encoding SDR family NAD(P)-dependent oxidoreductase — MRDRSRVLITGIDTALGAAVNAHLTGRGAVTAGADVGPTDAADIRGAVARAADAMGGIDALVVAHGLPCVAGFTDQSMDTFWDHVDATLTGSFLYAQAAAEHMRHNATGGRIVLTTSRWHIGGTDLSAVATAAGGIVALTKSLTRDFGGFGIGVNAVAVGAVDSEWSVCDAAGGLPGGVPPIGQFGSVEQVARVIGLLCQRRLGAAVGQIVNVDGGSSRNRV; from the coding sequence ATGAGGGACCGCAGCCGCGTGCTGATCACCGGTATCGACACCGCCCTGGGCGCCGCCGTCAACGCTCACCTCACCGGTCGCGGCGCCGTGACTGCCGGGGCGGACGTCGGCCCCACCGACGCCGCGGACATCCGCGGCGCGGTGGCGCGGGCGGCAGACGCGATGGGCGGAATCGACGCCCTCGTGGTCGCACACGGCCTGCCCTGTGTCGCGGGGTTCACCGACCAGTCGATGGACACGTTCTGGGACCACGTAGACGCCACCTTGACCGGTAGCTTCCTCTACGCGCAGGCCGCCGCGGAACACATGCGGCACAACGCCACCGGGGGCCGGATCGTGCTGACCACGTCGCGCTGGCACATCGGCGGCACGGACCTGTCGGCGGTGGCCACCGCCGCCGGAGGCATCGTCGCGCTGACCAAGTCCCTGACGCGTGACTTCGGGGGTTTCGGAATCGGCGTCAACGCCGTCGCGGTCGGTGCCGTCGACTCCGAGTGGTCGGTGTGCGATGCGGCCGGGGGCCTCCCCGGTGGTGTGCCGCCCATCGGGCAGTTCGGCAGCGTCGAGCAGGTGGCCCGCGTCATCGGCCTCCTGTGCCAGCGCCGGCTCGGCGCGGCAGTGGGACAGATCGTGAACGTCGACGGCGGATCGTCGCGAAACCGCGTATAG
- the pdxT gene encoding pyridoxal 5'-phosphate synthase glutaminase subunit PdxT produces the protein MSPRVGVLALQGDTREHLAALTEAGAQAVTVRRLSELEAVDALVIPGGESTAMSHLLREFELLEPLRARLAEGMPAYGSCAGMILLASEILDAGVAGREATPLKGIDMSVRRNAFGRQVDSFEGDIPFEGLDSPVHAVFIRAPWVERVGPDVEVLGRAGEHIVAVRQGRMLATSFHPEVTGDRRVHKLFVDMVTEE, from the coding sequence ATGAGCCCGCGTGTCGGTGTCCTTGCGCTGCAGGGTGACACTCGCGAACACCTCGCCGCGCTGACCGAGGCGGGTGCCCAGGCGGTGACGGTGCGCCGCCTGTCCGAGCTCGAGGCCGTCGACGCGCTGGTGATCCCCGGCGGGGAGTCGACGGCGATGAGCCATCTGCTGCGCGAATTCGAACTGCTCGAGCCGTTGCGCGCCCGCCTCGCCGAAGGCATGCCGGCCTACGGTTCGTGTGCCGGGATGATCCTGCTGGCCAGCGAGATTCTCGACGCCGGAGTCGCAGGGCGCGAGGCCACCCCCTTGAAGGGGATCGACATGTCGGTGCGGCGCAACGCGTTCGGGCGCCAGGTCGACTCGTTCGAAGGCGACATTCCCTTCGAGGGTCTGGACTCTCCGGTGCATGCCGTGTTCATCCGAGCGCCGTGGGTGGAGCGTGTCGGCCCGGATGTCGAGGTGCTGGGCCGCGCCGGTGAGCACATCGTCGCGGTCCGGCAGGGCCGCATGCTCGCAACCTCGTTTCACCCCGAGGTGACCGGCGACCGGCGGGTGCACAAACTCTTCGTCGACATGGTCACCGAGGAGTGA
- a CDS encoding purine-cytosine permease family protein: protein MTQDVSRESGAEIDRSAATKETLEDYTLRFAPRSYRKWSTGVVGVSALGGIAYLADFAIGANIGIAYGTTNALWGILIFAVVIFLSGFPLAYYAARYNMDLDLITRGSGFGYYGSVVTNVIMATFTFIFFALEGSIMAQGLELGLGVPLWLGYAVSTIIIFPLVIYGMKVLSTLQVWTTPLWLVLMVAPFVYLVVSHPESVGQFFAYQGEEGAGGFDIGSTLLAAGVCLSLIAQIAEQIDYLRFMPPKTPANKRSWWTWMILAGPGWVFFGAIKQIVGLFLAVYLIANVADSAGIANQPAHQFLEIYENFLPGWLAMTLAVVLVVISQIKINVTNAYSGSLAWTNSYTRVTKHYPGRLVFLAFNLLIALILMEANMFDFLNTILGFYANCGMAWVVVVASDIVINKHLLKISPKAPEFRRGMLYAFNPVGFGSMLIAAGVSIVAFFGGLGEAIRPYSPLVAIGLGLVLPPIFAIATKGRYYLRRTDDGIDLPMYDEFGNPSGEHLTCHVCQHDYERPDMMKCATHDAFVCSLCLSTDRVADHVLPAQT, encoded by the coding sequence ATGACCCAGGACGTCAGCAGGGAATCGGGCGCCGAGATCGACAGGTCGGCGGCCACCAAGGAGACCCTCGAGGACTACACGCTCCGCTTTGCCCCGCGCAGCTACCGCAAATGGTCCACCGGCGTGGTGGGCGTCTCGGCCCTCGGCGGGATCGCCTATCTGGCGGACTTCGCGATCGGCGCGAACATCGGCATCGCCTACGGCACCACCAACGCGCTGTGGGGCATCCTGATCTTCGCCGTCGTCATCTTCCTGTCCGGATTCCCGCTCGCCTACTACGCGGCGCGCTACAACATGGATCTCGACCTCATCACCCGCGGCAGCGGCTTCGGCTACTACGGGTCCGTGGTCACGAACGTCATCATGGCGACGTTCACGTTCATCTTCTTCGCGCTCGAGGGCTCGATCATGGCCCAGGGGCTCGAACTCGGCCTGGGCGTCCCCCTGTGGCTGGGGTACGCGGTCTCGACCATCATCATCTTCCCGCTGGTGATCTACGGCATGAAAGTGCTGTCGACGCTGCAGGTGTGGACGACTCCGCTGTGGCTGGTGTTGATGGTGGCACCGTTCGTCTACCTCGTGGTGAGCCATCCGGAGTCGGTCGGACAGTTCTTCGCCTACCAGGGCGAGGAGGGCGCAGGCGGGTTCGACATCGGCTCCACACTGCTGGCCGCCGGCGTGTGTCTGTCGTTGATCGCCCAGATCGCCGAGCAGATCGACTATCTGCGCTTCATGCCGCCGAAAACGCCTGCGAACAAGCGCAGTTGGTGGACGTGGATGATCCTGGCGGGACCGGGCTGGGTGTTCTTCGGCGCGATCAAGCAGATCGTCGGCCTGTTCCTGGCGGTCTACCTGATCGCCAACGTCGCCGACAGTGCGGGGATCGCGAACCAGCCCGCGCACCAGTTCCTCGAGATCTACGAGAACTTCCTGCCCGGCTGGCTCGCGATGACGCTGGCCGTCGTGCTCGTCGTCATCAGCCAGATCAAGATCAACGTCACCAACGCCTACTCCGGGTCGCTGGCGTGGACGAATTCGTACACCCGTGTCACCAAGCACTATCCCGGTCGGCTGGTGTTCCTCGCGTTCAACCTCCTCATCGCGCTGATCCTGATGGAAGCCAACATGTTCGACTTCCTCAACACGATCCTGGGGTTCTACGCGAACTGCGGTATGGCATGGGTGGTCGTGGTGGCCTCCGACATCGTCATCAACAAACACCTGCTCAAGATCTCGCCGAAGGCACCGGAGTTCCGCCGAGGCATGCTGTACGCGTTCAACCCGGTGGGCTTCGGCTCCATGCTGATCGCCGCCGGGGTGTCGATCGTGGCGTTCTTCGGCGGGCTGGGCGAAGCCATCCGGCCGTACTCCCCCCTGGTCGCCATCGGACTGGGCCTGGTGCTGCCGCCGATCTTCGCGATCGCCACGAAGGGCCGCTACTACCTGCGCCGCACCGATGACGGCATCGACCTGCCGATGTACGACGAATTCGGCAACCCGTCCGGCGAACACCTCACATGCCATGTCTGCCAACATGATTACGAGCGGCCCGACATGATGAAGTGCGCCACCCACGATGCGTTCGTCTGCTCGCTGTGCCTGTCCACCGACCGGGTGGCCGACCACGTGCTGCCCGCCCAGACCTGA
- a CDS encoding FAD-dependent monooxygenase: protein MSTTTDVLVVGAGPVGLVAACELARRGVTVRIVDKLPAPTDESRAIAVHARSLDMFARMGIVDELVATGVTSTGMTMLSNGTELFHVQFGGVDSAYPFSLLTPQTETERVLTDRLTGLGVTVDRGAELLALTQSEESVRATLGRADGTEETVEARWVVGADGAHSTVRHLVGTRLQGSFQGERFILGDCDADSDFGTESMFTIFAPQGPVITMPMRNGRHRLMAQVHDAEGTPLNLHPTQENLQRILDERVGGIRIIKSHWLTCFEIHHGQVPQYRHGRVFLAGDAAHIHSPAGGQGMNTGMQDAFNLAWKLATALRGDGGPALLDSYHAERHPVAEKVIGFSGLLTKAGTLSGGPRVVRNVLMRALGNIPAVGARMASVVEEIGVGYPDSPAVLDGRPRRSKIVAGQHFPHVDDAALQKQLIEFCGGENTGHCILTVTAEHPAPAAGPAGPLQVLITADDTPVGGYDTVVADPRGLVATRLGLRDGGRVVVRPDGYVGAVTALDDRVADYFAMIAR from the coding sequence TTGAGCACCACCACAGACGTCCTCGTCGTGGGCGCCGGCCCCGTAGGCCTGGTCGCGGCCTGCGAGCTGGCCCGCCGCGGCGTGACGGTCCGCATCGTCGACAAGCTCCCCGCACCGACCGACGAGTCCCGCGCGATCGCCGTGCACGCCCGCAGCCTGGACATGTTCGCCCGGATGGGCATCGTCGACGAACTCGTCGCGACCGGGGTCACCTCGACCGGGATGACGATGCTCAGCAACGGCACCGAGTTGTTCCACGTGCAGTTCGGCGGCGTGGACAGCGCGTATCCGTTCTCGCTGCTCACCCCGCAGACCGAGACCGAGCGGGTGCTCACCGACCGACTCACCGGACTCGGCGTGACCGTCGACCGCGGCGCCGAACTGCTGGCACTGACCCAGAGCGAGGAGTCGGTGCGGGCGACCCTGGGCCGCGCCGACGGCACCGAGGAAACCGTCGAGGCGAGGTGGGTGGTGGGCGCCGACGGCGCCCACAGCACGGTGCGCCACCTCGTCGGGACGCGCCTGCAGGGATCGTTTCAGGGCGAGCGGTTCATCCTCGGCGACTGCGACGCCGACAGTGATTTCGGCACCGAGTCGATGTTCACGATCTTCGCACCGCAGGGCCCGGTGATCACGATGCCGATGCGCAACGGTCGCCACCGGTTGATGGCCCAGGTCCACGACGCCGAGGGCACCCCGCTGAACCTGCACCCCACGCAGGAGAATCTGCAGCGCATCCTCGACGAACGGGTCGGCGGAATTCGAATCATCAAGAGCCACTGGCTGACCTGTTTTGAGATCCATCACGGGCAGGTTCCGCAGTACCGGCACGGCCGCGTGTTCCTGGCGGGCGACGCCGCTCACATCCACAGCCCAGCGGGCGGGCAGGGGATGAACACCGGCATGCAGGACGCGTTCAACCTGGCATGGAAACTCGCCACGGCCCTCCGCGGCGACGGCGGCCCGGCCCTGCTCGACAGCTATCACGCCGAACGGCATCCGGTCGCCGAGAAGGTCATCGGGTTCAGTGGCTTGCTGACCAAGGCGGGCACGCTCAGTGGCGGCCCCCGGGTGGTGCGCAACGTGCTCATGCGGGCGCTCGGGAACATCCCCGCCGTCGGCGCCAGGATGGCCTCGGTGGTCGAGGAGATCGGCGTCGGCTACCCCGACAGTCCGGCCGTGCTCGACGGCCGGCCCCGGCGCAGCAAGATCGTTGCCGGACAACATTTTCCGCATGTCGACGACGCCGCGCTCCAGAAGCAGCTGATCGAATTCTGCGGCGGCGAGAACACCGGTCACTGCATCCTGACAGTGACCGCGGAACACCCCGCGCCGGCCGCCGGACCGGCCGGTCCGCTGCAGGTGCTGATCACCGCCGACGACACCCCGGTCGGCGGCTACGACACCGTCGTCGCCGACCCGCGGGGCCTGGTGGCCACGAGATTGGGTCTGCGCGACGGAGGCCGCGTCGTGGTGCGCCCCGACGGCTATGTCGGCGCGGTCACCGCCCTCGACGATCGGGTCGCCGACTACTTCGCGATGATCGCCCGCTGA
- a CDS encoding YebC/PmpR family DNA-binding transcriptional regulator, with protein sequence MSGHSKWATTKHKKAVIDARRGKNFAKLIKNIEVAARTGGGDPGGNPTLFDAIQKAKKSSVPNDNIERARKRGAGEEAGGADWQTITYEGYGPNGVAVLIECLTDNRNRAAGEVRVAMTRNGGNMADPGSVSYLFSRKGVVTLEKNGLSEDDVLTAVLEAGAEEVNDLGDSFEVISEPTDLVAVRTALQDAGIDYDSADASFQPSVSVPLDAEGARKVMKLVDALEESDDVQDVYTNADIPDEVLAQLDA encoded by the coding sequence ATGAGCGGCCATTCCAAGTGGGCCACCACGAAGCACAAGAAGGCGGTCATCGACGCCCGTAGGGGTAAGAACTTCGCCAAACTGATCAAGAACATCGAGGTCGCCGCCCGAACCGGTGGTGGTGACCCCGGCGGCAACCCCACGCTCTTCGACGCCATCCAGAAGGCGAAGAAGAGCTCGGTGCCCAACGACAACATCGAACGCGCCCGCAAGCGCGGCGCGGGTGAAGAGGCCGGCGGGGCCGACTGGCAGACCATCACCTACGAGGGGTACGGCCCCAACGGCGTCGCGGTACTTATTGAATGCCTCACCGACAACCGCAATCGTGCTGCCGGTGAGGTGCGCGTCGCGATGACCCGCAACGGCGGCAACATGGCCGATCCGGGTTCGGTGTCCTACCTCTTCTCGCGCAAGGGTGTGGTGACGCTGGAGAAGAACGGGCTCTCTGAGGACGACGTGTTGACGGCCGTCCTCGAAGCCGGCGCCGAAGAGGTCAACGACCTTGGCGACAGCTTCGAGGTGATCTCCGAACCGACCGATCTGGTCGCGGTGCGCACGGCGCTGCAGGACGCCGGCATCGACTACGACTCCGCCGACGCCAGCTTCCAGCCGTCGGTCAGCGTGCCGCTCGACGCCGAAGGCGCCCGCAAGGTGATGAAACTCGTCGACGCCCTCGAGGAGAGCGACGACGTGCAGGACGTCTACACCAACGCCGACATCCCCGACGAGGTCCTCGCCCAGCTTGACGCGTAG
- a CDS encoding APC family permease — MTSGEQMGSAPTELRREFSLWSAFAFAFAFISPIVAMYGIYGLSLATAGPGFWWTFIIVGVGQCIVALAFAELVSRWPYEGSIYQWTKRLAGDVAGWLAGWVYMWALVIIMATVAYGGAGFLAQLIGIEQPTAVQQSVVALLILLAGTGANILGRGFLKALMVGSIIAEIVASVGLGTYLLIFHRHHGFDAVLHGVDLSSGWSWAYVSGPFLAALAFTGWSILGFESAGAIAEEVKEPRRNVPKAMLFSIAFIALVIAYASLAVTLAVPDFDLVRSGEEPDPVAYVLGSALGEAAVKPILLAFVIGFLASFLALQASGSRIIWSFARDKVLPGSAVLSKLSNSEAQPIPAILVTTVIGAFVFLISATDVYSVLVTFTAGGYYLAFLFPLVTGLVARLRGRWVPGPWNLGRFGTPVAVLAVVWVGFEFTNIVWPRTISESWVMNWAFFVAMGAILALGAVIIKVRKVGQPRPETAAEPTESTGEPVSEPV, encoded by the coding sequence ATGACGTCTGGCGAGCAAATGGGCTCGGCGCCAACGGAATTGAGGCGTGAATTCTCCCTGTGGTCGGCGTTCGCGTTTGCGTTCGCGTTCATCTCCCCGATCGTGGCGATGTATGGGATCTACGGTTTGTCGCTGGCGACCGCGGGTCCCGGGTTCTGGTGGACGTTCATCATCGTGGGCGTAGGACAGTGCATCGTGGCGCTCGCCTTCGCCGAACTCGTGTCCCGGTGGCCGTACGAGGGCTCGATCTACCAGTGGACCAAGCGACTCGCCGGTGACGTGGCCGGGTGGCTGGCCGGCTGGGTCTACATGTGGGCGCTGGTGATCATCATGGCCACCGTCGCCTACGGTGGCGCCGGGTTCCTGGCTCAGCTGATCGGAATCGAGCAGCCGACCGCGGTACAGCAGAGCGTCGTCGCGCTGCTGATCCTGCTCGCAGGCACCGGTGCGAACATCCTCGGGCGCGGGTTCCTGAAGGCGCTGATGGTCGGCAGCATCATCGCCGAGATCGTCGCCTCGGTGGGTCTGGGCACCTATCTGCTGATCTTCCACCGCCACCATGGATTCGACGCGGTGCTGCACGGTGTCGATCTGTCCAGCGGATGGTCGTGGGCGTACGTCTCCGGTCCGTTCCTGGCCGCGCTCGCCTTCACCGGTTGGTCGATCCTCGGCTTCGAAAGCGCGGGCGCGATCGCCGAAGAGGTGAAGGAACCGCGACGCAACGTGCCCAAGGCGATGCTCTTCTCCATCGCCTTCATCGCGCTCGTGATCGCCTACGCCTCGCTGGCGGTGACCCTCGCGGTGCCCGACTTCGATCTGGTGCGCTCCGGTGAGGAGCCCGACCCGGTGGCCTACGTGCTGGGCAGCGCACTGGGGGAGGCGGCCGTCAAACCGATCCTGTTGGCGTTCGTGATCGGCTTCCTGGCGAGCTTCCTGGCACTCCAGGCGTCGGGCTCCCGGATCATCTGGTCCTTCGCCCGCGACAAGGTGCTCCCCGGGTCCGCGGTGCTGTCCAAGCTGTCGAACTCCGAGGCGCAGCCGATCCCCGCCATCCTCGTCACCACGGTCATCGGCGCCTTCGTCTTTCTGATCAGCGCCACGGACGTGTACTCCGTGCTGGTCACCTTCACCGCGGGCGGCTACTACCTGGCATTCCTGTTCCCGTTGGTGACCGGCCTGGTGGCGCGTCTGCGTGGCAGGTGGGTGCCCGGGCCGTGGAATCTGGGCCGATTCGGCACCCCGGTGGCTGTCCTCGCGGTGGTGTGGGTCGGCTTCGAGTTCACCAATATCGTCTGGCCGCGCACCATCTCCGAGTCGTGGGTGATGAACTGGGCCTTCTTCGTCGCGATGGGTGCGATCTTGGCGCTCGGCGCGGTGATCATCAAGGTGCGCAAGGTCGGTCAGCCCCGCCCGGAAACCGCCGCCGAGCCCACCGAATCCACGGGAGAACCCGTGAGCGAGCCGGTATGA
- a CDS encoding polyprenyl synthetase family protein, translating to MPDTDQTEFLSALEGHLRAVVTDAVAEPLLSVDRNLVAVAAVCESAVQSGGKRLRPRFAYWAWRVGASADAAPQPLVGLAAALELLHAAILVHDDVIDSSEVRRGRPSVRAALAARHRAGARWGDPTEYGDHMALLVGDLLWSAAHDTFDDAVADLPADIARRTSRVFRSMRLEVLAGQLLELQAQAERDYDAATADKILRYKTSAYTVERPVELGLTLTGTASAATAATLGEYARAVGQAFQLRDDLADLFGTTKTSGKQTGDDIRAGKPTELLGAAYDLADGEDIRTLTAIVGDASADPAAIAEVQRIALQCGAADRVGRRIADLVVIAHQAVAELASTADVTTLAGLSEMLAECTELSFLPTA from the coding sequence GTGCCCGACACCGACCAGACGGAATTCCTGTCGGCCCTCGAGGGCCACCTGCGCGCCGTCGTCACCGACGCCGTCGCCGAGCCGCTGCTCTCGGTCGACCGGAACCTCGTCGCCGTCGCGGCCGTGTGCGAATCGGCGGTGCAGTCCGGTGGCAAACGCCTGCGCCCCCGGTTCGCCTACTGGGCCTGGCGGGTGGGCGCGTCGGCCGATGCGGCACCGCAGCCCCTGGTGGGCCTCGCCGCCGCGCTGGAATTGCTGCACGCGGCGATCCTGGTCCACGACGACGTGATCGACAGTTCCGAGGTGCGCCGCGGCCGGCCGTCGGTACGGGCGGCACTGGCCGCACGCCACCGTGCCGGCGCCCGGTGGGGAGACCCCACGGAGTACGGCGATCACATGGCCCTGCTGGTCGGGGATCTGCTGTGGTCGGCGGCGCACGACACCTTCGACGACGCGGTGGCGGACCTGCCTGCTGACATCGCCCGGCGCACCTCGCGGGTGTTCCGGTCCATGCGTCTGGAGGTGCTGGCCGGCCAGCTGCTCGAGCTGCAGGCTCAGGCCGAGCGCGACTACGACGCCGCGACGGCGGACAAGATCCTGCGCTACAAGACCAGCGCCTACACCGTCGAACGTCCCGTCGAACTCGGCCTGACCCTCACGGGGACCGCGTCAGCCGCCACGGCGGCCACACTCGGCGAGTACGCCCGCGCTGTCGGCCAGGCGTTCCAGCTGCGCGATGATCTGGCCGACCTGTTCGGCACGACCAAGACGAGCGGCAAACAGACCGGCGATGACATCCGAGCGGGCAAACCCACCGAACTGCTCGGCGCCGCCTACGACCTGGCCGACGGTGAGGACATTCGCACGCTGACCGCCATTGTCGGCGACGCCTCGGCCGATCCGGCGGCCATCGCGGAGGTGCAGCGAATCGCGCTGCAGTGCGGCGCCGCGGACCGGGTCGGGCGGCGGATCGCCGATCTGGTCGTCATCGCGCATCAGGCGGTCGCCGAGCTGGCCTCGACCGCGGATGTGACCACACTCGCGGGGCTCTCCGAGATGCTCGCCGAGTGCACCGAACTGTCGTTCCTGCCGACGGCCTGA
- the pdxS gene encoding pyridoxal 5'-phosphate synthase lyase subunit PdxS → MAEMLKGGVIMDVVTPEQARIAEGAGAVAVMALERVPADIRAQGGVSRMSDPDMVEGIISAVTIPVMAKARIGHFVEAQILQSLGVDYVDESEVLTPADYANHIDKWKFTVPFVCGATNLGEALRRITEGAAMIRSKGEAGTGDVSNATTHMRKIGGEIRRLTSLSEDELYVAAKELQAPYDLVVEVARAGTLPVTLFTAGGIATPADAAMMMQLGAEGVFVGSGIFKSGNPAERAAAIVKATTFYDDPDVLAKVSRGLGEAMVGINVEDIAQPHRLAERGW, encoded by the coding sequence ATGGCCGAAATGCTCAAGGGCGGCGTGATCATGGACGTCGTCACCCCCGAGCAGGCCCGCATCGCCGAGGGCGCCGGAGCCGTCGCGGTGATGGCGCTCGAGCGCGTGCCCGCCGACATCCGCGCCCAGGGCGGCGTGTCGCGGATGAGCGACCCCGACATGGTCGAGGGCATCATCTCCGCGGTCACCATCCCGGTGATGGCCAAGGCGCGGATCGGGCATTTCGTCGAGGCGCAGATCCTGCAGAGCCTCGGCGTGGACTACGTCGACGAATCCGAGGTGCTCACCCCGGCCGACTACGCGAACCACATCGACAAGTGGAAGTTCACCGTCCCGTTCGTGTGCGGTGCGACCAACCTGGGTGAGGCGCTGCGCCGCATCACCGAGGGTGCGGCGATGATCCGCTCGAAGGGCGAGGCCGGTACCGGTGACGTGTCCAACGCCACCACCCACATGCGCAAGATCGGCGGCGAGATCCGCCGGCTGACGTCGCTGTCCGAGGATGAGTTGTACGTGGCGGCCAAGGAACTGCAGGCGCCCTACGATCTGGTGGTCGAGGTGGCGCGGGCCGGCACGCTGCCGGTGACGCTGTTCACCGCCGGTGGCATCGCGACCCCGGCCGACGCGGCGATGATGATGCAGCTCGGCGCGGAGGGCGTGTTCGTCGGATCGGGCATCTTCAAGTCCGGCAACCCGGCCGAACGCGCCGCGGCGATCGTGAAGGCCACCACGTTCTACGACGACCCCGATGTGCTGGCCAAGGTGTCGCGCGGGCTCGGGGAGGCGATGGTGGGCATCAACGTGGAGGACATCGCCCAGCCGCACCGGCTCGCCGAACGCGGCTGGTAG
- a CDS encoding SDR family NAD(P)-dependent oxidoreductase produces the protein MTERVVVVTGAGSGIGAEIAQLLQAGGWKVASISREPVPAMDKWLIADVASEREVSDAIAEIEEAFGHIDAAVVCAGHYEEIAALDISQPTWERMLRVHVGGLAHVCRAVLPQMRRRRSGRIVGIASERAIGGGSNDAHYAAAKGAALSLLRSIAVEVAGDGVVVNAVAPGPCDTPLLPPDSWERADEFTAGLPARRIAQPREVAELVRALLEEDLFLCGEVLSVNSGTVI, from the coding sequence ATGACCGAGCGCGTCGTCGTCGTCACCGGCGCGGGCAGCGGCATCGGAGCCGAGATCGCCCAACTGCTGCAGGCGGGCGGCTGGAAGGTCGCCTCGATCTCCCGCGAGCCCGTCCCTGCCATGGACAAGTGGCTGATCGCGGACGTCGCCTCGGAGCGCGAGGTCAGCGATGCCATCGCCGAGATCGAAGAGGCTTTCGGGCACATCGACGCCGCGGTGGTCTGCGCCGGACACTACGAGGAGATTGCCGCACTCGACATCTCGCAGCCCACCTGGGAGCGGATGCTGCGTGTGCACGTCGGCGGGCTGGCCCACGTGTGCCGGGCGGTACTGCCGCAGATGCGCAGGCGACGCAGCGGGCGCATCGTCGGCATCGCCTCCGAACGCGCCATCGGCGGTGGCAGCAACGACGCGCACTACGCCGCGGCGAAGGGCGCGGCGCTGAGCCTGCTCCGCAGCATCGCCGTCGAGGTGGCCGGGGACGGCGTCGTCGTCAACGCGGTGGCTCCCGGTCCGTGCGACACGCCACTGCTGCCACCCGACTCCTGGGAACGGGCCGATGAGTTCACCGCCGGCCTGCCCGCACGGCGCATCGCGCAGCCGCGCGAGGTCGCCGAACTGGTGCGGGCCCTCTTGGAGGAGGACCTGTTCCTCTGCGGAGAAGTGTTGTCGGTCAACAGCGGAACGGTGATATGA